The DNA sequence CTTGTTGCTAAAGACATGGGCCAGGCTCTGGATTTAAATAACTAAATCCAACGACTCTACATGCTGCACATTTTACAGAATTTTACTCATGTTGTACGTGACAGCTACAGAATCCCAAGTTATAGAtgctaaatgtttgttttattaaaacataatttgtttaacctcagctccgcctcctcaTTCACTTACAAAAAGTTATAACAACAGTGTCGTACGTCTACTCTACCAGGGTTAGGAGTATAAACTGTTTTACCACCTGTTTATGGGTTAAAATATTTACCACACTCATTCGCTTGACGGCGAGGATTTCCTCTGTGGTGGCTCTGACTGAGGAAGACATCAGGAGTACGGTCGTACAGCAGGTCAGTGTCCTTCTATCCAAACCACACATCCTGTCAGAGCATCAGATATCACACAGGCACTTCAAACATGTAACTGTtccagttttcattttttttattttcttcctgaTCCGGTTTCCACAAAGAAGCTGAAGAGCAGATATTTAATTAGTTTCAAGCATGAACTTTATATTAAGAGAAGAACTTAATTTAGAAAGTACAAGTCCTCAGTTACTCTATTTAAGTTAATGTCCCGACACACATACCATCACATCTAAGGCAAATATGATCATATCTCAGCATCGTTCTGTTTTCTCCTACAGCTTAAAAACGAACTGGTGAAACTCGGATTGACACCCAGCACAAATCTGACGTTACTGGGGAAGGTGTAACTGGAAATTACAGCCAATGGGGACCCCTGCTGATTCTTCGTGGTCACCTATCCACTCGTGAACAAAATCTAAgaagttttcatttaaatttaaaggttGAACTGGGGAAACTGGGTATGGGTTTATCAAGGTCCATTTAGTAGCTGTTCTTGGTCTTTAAATGATGTCTCCTGATCTTCATTAACAAATGGGATTGCCCTAGTGGACATTGATTGAACTGTAAATGTTCAAATTTCTTTACAGTGCTTAAACTTTTATGATCATCactattattttaaacaaagtaatgttttagaccaggggtgtccaaacttgtTGTCCCTAGGACCACATTCAAAAAAAATgcgaaggactgggccactccccccccatccccctgccctggagcggaTTGTTGACAGTGCAACTCAACCTCGCCGCTCAGGGCGGGAGGGCGTGGCGGCCTTCTAAGGGACAGCTGGCAAGTCAGGGGTGAGTTTGGCGCCACCTTGTGTCTAAACTGAGAAgtgcaatacagtgggccatgGTCCAttgtgttacattacatttcatttagctgacgcttttgtccaaagcaacttacaataagtgcatcaaccccgagggtacaaacccagaacaacaagaatcaagaaagtacaatttcttcaaaaataaagcaaaactacaaagtgctacaagTAAGTGCCATTAAGGTGCTACAAAACTGTTGGTTTCAAAAATTGCTAGTTTTtaaaatttgtaattttttttaatatgtattatattgttagactttgatgcgggccaattacaaatggatggcgggccgcagttggacACCCCTGTTTTAGACTATCCGTAATAtttctatcagtctgttgtttGACCTGTCTCTGGAAGGTCACCTGCTGATGACGTGTTTTTTTCCCGGCTACCAAACACGACCGTATTGTCGTTTTGTGAAAATATAGCTGATATTCAACCTTTAAAAGGCCATAGACTAAAACCAGaattacacaataacatttcCTTGTTGCTAAAGACATGGGCCAGGTTCTGGATTTAAATAACTAAATCTAAGACTCTACATGCTGCACATTTTACTGAATTTTCCTCATGTTGTACGTGACAGTTACAGAATCCCAGGTTAAAGATgctaaatgtatgttttaattaaatcataatttgtTTAACCTCAGCTCCGCCTCATCATTCACTTACACAAAGTTATAACAACAGTGTCGTACTTCTACTCTACCAGGGTTAGGAGTATAAACTGTTTACCACCTGTTTATCGGTTAAAATATTCACCACAGTTGACCATTTTTCTACAAGGACGTTTCCTCATTCCAGAACATTTCCTGCTTAGCTTGTTGATCACTGTGTTTGAGCAGAGCGACTCACACTTGCAACATGTcgctgtctctgctgctgctgctgctgctgctgggcagCTCCCAGACATCTCATTTTATGGGAACGGTCATGACCTTCTACCCAAAAGACCGCAGCCCAGATGGATCGGTCACGGTGCGTAAGGTTTCTCTTTCAAATAATAGATTAATCTTTAGAAATTAGACGTTTGAACGATTTATGTAACAAATGCAGAAAAGTGGGGCACGGCAGATCTTATGAAGTGggatcattattttttaaaggctAGAAAATGCATtcaaagctgtatttgaaaAGGTTATAGTTCAAAGAACAATGCAACAAAGTGGATTctacaaatttaaatacaaGGAAATGGGGCAGCATATTGTGCAAGACTGAACAATAAAGGGAAAAAAGTAAATCACATTGGTTATTGTTGTCTCTGTATGGAGCTTTGGCCCATGTGATGATTATCCTGTTATCCAGGTAGATCACGTCTCAGTAGAATCACGATGGTCTTTGCTGTAACGTTAAAGGTCGTCCTTCGCTATAAGTTGAACTTCCACGCTTTTGGCGGCGACACGTGGAGGTGCTTCAGGGGGAACTGTGGGAGTCAGAGTTCTTTGACGCTGAACAGAGTGTCCCAGGAGAGCAGCGCAAAGTGGTACCAAGACGAGGGAGTCATGACTCGGCAGGTTCTCGACAGAGGTGCTTTTCAGCTGTGGTAAGTGCAACATGACACTGTAAGAAATAAAGGAGAACTTTGACAAAATTGCAATGAGCCTCCCAAAAGAAACAACTGCGGACTTCAACACAGGAGAGTTTATTTCGTGATTAGTTGATTCTGTTAACTAACTATGATCGTTCTATAACCGTAACATCATGACATCTAATGACCTCTAACCTGAACTACTGACGAACCAAAAACATGATCTTCCGGCAATCGATTGAGTAGTTAATACTCATCATGCTGGGGCTTTGGTATTTGCACAAACAAGGTACACTCAGGGTCTGTGCTTTGGAAACTGACTTAAACTCAACTCCCACTGAAGGTTGAGCGGTGCTGCCTGGATAAGTAACAGAAATGGCATCTCATCATGGAGAGCCGTGACACTGGTAGATCTGAGGAACCGTTCCGACACCAGCAGGGCCAACGCGTCCCCTCAGACCACCATCCTGCCACTTGTGAGGTAACCTCCTCACGCCTACACATAATCATTTCGAGATATAATCTGGagacaacacacattttaatgcaggaGTAAAGTGGCGTATGTCTCTCTCCCAGAGTTCCTTCAAACTGTCAGAGAGATTTCAACCTGTTGGCGTTTGACCCTGACGGAGACGAGGTTCGATGCAGATATGGAAACGCATCACTGACAGAGTGTAGCCCCTGCACGCCACCGTCtgtcctccgcctctcaccaGTGAGTCTCCAACAGTGATTCTCTTGTATATCTTATAAACACAGAGACTAGTGACCTCGTTACAATTTGTACATGATCCTTTTGCAGTCGTGTACTCTGTCATTCGGCGCCACCACCAGCAGTGATGAAGGTCCGTACGCAGTCCAGCTGGTGATGGAGGACTTTCCCAGACAGAAAATCACCCTGAATCAAGGCGGAAGCTTCCAGACGAACATAACTACAAACAACGCTATCAGCAAAATACCTGTCCAATTTGTTCTACAGGGTAAGATTTCTTGATTTGACAGCCGGATGTTAAACAGAAATTTCTTGCAACCTTGGCAACCACTTTGAAACATTTTGACAACCACTGGATTTGCGATAACCATGATCCAGCGGATGAACCCTAATGACCTGTGAGCTTCACATTAACGGTTTAGCttaaaatgtctcaacaacTATTTGAAGGATGCCTTGAAAGTCATAAGGAACATTCACATTGGCTGTAGCACCATCTTCTGGTGGTTTCTCCAATTTGTTTGGTAAACGGCAAAATATCAACTGAACTATCAACACTACTTCTCCCGTCAACCTCAGCTGTGTCTGCCCAGAACTGCCAATGTGTCTGTAGACCCTGCTACATAGCTAGCATTACCGCTAACACCACCAACAACACCAATGTTAtcttttgtgttgcttttatgtCAATCACCTGTTTGGTTTTTCCgaagctagcatgctaactggCTGTCCACGGCCTGTTTTACAACAGTCTGCCCCAAAGACGTAACGGTGATCAGAGGTCGTTTTATAAACTTGTGTTGGCGGCACAGCGATGGCTGATGTTTTTGTCAATGGACTAGAATGTTTTAAATTCTCTCCACAGATATTTTTGGTACTTTTCATATGTAGAAGTGCAACCAATACCATGGGCTCACCAAAGATTTGGGGTTTCTTTCTCCATTTCTATCATTTGTTTAGTCCTACTGAAGTAACTAAGCTATGGCAATTTTAAAGCATCCTTTGAGGAGTTTGATTTTGTGTGTCCAGTGGATCCTGCGGTGCCATCCTGCACAGAGGGACTCTATCTGCCAGCGTTCCTGCCTCCAACACCGGCCAACAGAGCTCGACTTTACACCCCCGTCAATCAGACCCTGGACATCAGCATTAACGCAGCTGCAACTTTCTCCATGTGAGTAAAAGGAAAATCCAAATCCTCTTTAGACATTTGGACAGAACGTTCTGCGATTGAACCTCATGTCCAGAAACTCTGGTTCCGAGCCAGTGGAACTTGACCCTAATGGAGGAGGTGACAACAGCAAGTAACGCGCTAGTTAGCCAGGAATGCTAACCAGGGTGTCTGCAGgtcttaaaaagttttaaaaaaccttaaaaaaaaatgtcaaagagtGAAAGATCATcgatatataataatataactttTTGGGTAGCCTATATATTTTTAGCTCAAATCGAATTGAAACccaactgtaaataaagatggaggatgagACACCTCCCAAAAGTAAAAGCCatagcatcttgatcgcccctggtggctggctgaagtacaggtcataaaccccgcctcctccatgtttcaaGATCATTTTCTTCTCCCGCTTGTTAAAGggtctctgagctgctgttcaGCGGGCCGCACAACGTGAACCAGACCAGATCAGGACCAGGTCAGTTTACCCTGAGCTGGATGCCGTCTCAGagcgaggagggagagagccaaCCCATCTGCTTCATTGTCCAAGCACTTTCCAAGTCAGTACTTCTTCAAGTACAAGCAAGCAGTTGTGTAATTTGATGAAGGGAAGCTGAACTGTTATCCAAAGGGTGATTATTTGGTTTAATTGCGTTTGATTCTTTTCCTCAGTTCAACAAAGTATCATTCTGAGCTGCGATGTGTCATCGTAAGTgttggaaacggtgagatacaCCCTCCTTTGTCTGTTCACGATTCAAATTACACTGCTGAGTTCATACGCAGGTAAAGGTTGAGCACGGCTcgtgtttgatctttccaacaGATCCATCACCAAGCGCTGCACCAACTTCAGAGGGACCTACACCATCAGAGGGGTCTACGCCATCGTCCCAACAAAGTACGATTACCATTCACTCTATCACTTCACCACTAACAACACTGTAAACGGTGTGAGTGAGAATGGAAACGTTGGCCCAGTCTTGGCACAGATACAACCATAGAACTCAATACTGTTGAAACTATGTGAGAGAACATCTTGCTCCACTCCTCATTCCTACTTTCAGGAAACGACCAGGTTGGCCGGGCCCTGCAGAAAATATGTGGcttctaaaatatgtttttcattcaACGATTGAACTgtgtaaataatttaattaacaCGTGATTCATGTTGTGTAGTAGCATGAGAATAAACCAGCTGTTCTGGCCTGACCTGTTGATTCACTGTCTTTCTAGTTGTCATTCGCTTGACGGCGAGGATTTCCTCTGTGGTGGCTCTGACTGAGGAAGACATCAGGAGTACGGTCGTACAGCAGGTCAGTGTCCTTCTATCCAAACCACACATCCTGTCAGAGCATCAGATATCACACAGGCACTTCAAACATGTCACTGTTccagttttaattttttttatcttcttcctGATCCTGTTTCCACATAGAAGCTGAAGAGCAGATATTTAATTAGTTTCAAGCATGCACCGTTTATTAAGAGAAGAACTTAATTTAGAAAGTACAAGTCCTCAGTCACTCTACTCAAGTTAATGTCCCGACACACATACCATCACATCTAAGGCAAATACGATCATATCTAAGCATCGCTCTGTTTTCTCCTACAGCTTAAAAACGAACTGGTGAAACTCGGATTGACACCCAGCACAAATCTGACGTTACTGGGGAAGGTGTAACTGGAAATTACAGCCAATGGGGACCCCTGCTGATTCATCGTGGTCACCTATCCACTCGTGAACAAAATCTAAgaagttttcatttaaatttaaaggttGAACTGGGGAAACTGGGTATGGTTTTATCAAGGTCCATTTAGTAGCTGTTCTTGGTCTTTTAATGATGTCTCCTGATCTTCATTAACAAATGGGATTGCCCTAGTGGACATTGATTGAACTGTAAATGTTCAAATTTCTTTACAGTGTTTAAACTTTTCTGATCATCACTATTATTTTTAACAAAGTAATGttttagaccaggggtgtccaaacctTTTGTCCCAAGGaccacatacaaaaaaaatgcgAAGGACTGGGCCACGCCCCCCCCATtcccctgccctggagcggaTTGTTGACAGTGCAACTCAACCGCGCCGCTCAGGGCGGGAGGGCGTGGCGGCcttctgagggacagctggcaAGTCAGGGGTGAGTTTGGCGCCACCTTGTGTCTAAACTGAGAAgtgcaatacagtgggccatgGTCCAttgtgttacattacatttcatttagctgacgcttttgtccaaagcaacttacaataagtgcatcaaccccgagggtacaaacccagaacaacaagaatcaagacagtacaatttcttaaaaaagtaaagcaaaactacaaagtgctataagtaagtgccatttaagtgcttcaaaattgttagtttaaaaaattgctagttttttttacattttttatatattatatttttagactttgatgcgggccaataagaaatggatggcgggccgcagttggcccgcaggccgtagtttggacacccctgtttTAGACTATTCTTCATATTTCTATCAGTCTGTTGCTTGACCTGTCTCTGGAAGCTCACCTGCTGGTGACGTGTTTTTTTCCCGGCTACCAAACACGACCGTATTGTCGTTTTGTGAAAATATAGCTGATATTCAACCTTTAAAAAGCCATAGACTAAAACCAGaattacacaataacatttcCTTGGTGCTAAAGACATGTGCCAGGTTCTGGATTTAAATAAGTAAATCCAACGACTCTACATGCTGCATATTTTACTGATCTTTCCTCATGTTTTACGTGACAGTTACAGAATCCAAGGTTAAAGATgctaaatgtatgttttaataaaaacataatttgtttaacctcagctccgcctcctcaTTCACTTACAAAAAGTTATAACAACAGTGTCGTACGTCTACTCTACCAGGGTTAGGAGTATAAACTGTTTTACCACCCGTTTATGGGTTAAAATATTCACCACAGTTGACCATTTGTCTATTCTGATCATGATCTTTTAATAGCAACACAAGGCCGTTTCCTCAATCCAGAAAATTACCTGCGTAGCTTGTTGGATGAGGTATTAATTAATCCACAGGGTTGGTACTTAATCACTGTGTTTGGGCAGAGCGACTCGCACTTGCAACATGTcgctgtctctgctgctgctgctgctgctggtcagcCCCCAGACATCTACTTTTAGTGGAACGGTCATGACCTTCTACCCAAAAGCCCGCAGCTCAGATGGAATTAGCACGGTACGTAAGgtttctcttttaaataatttatatatctTTTGAAATTAGACGTTTGACCGATTTCTGTAACAAATGCAGAAAAGTGGGGCTAAATGGAAACAGCAGAACTTAAAAAGTGggatcattattttttaaaggctAGAAAATGCGTTCAATGCTCTAATTTAAAACGTTATAGCTCCTAAGAACAATGCAACAAAGTGGATTCTACAAACTAAAATACAAGGAAATGGAGCAGGTTAAGTCAGTCGcttcctttgaatcaaagctaaACTGTTTTGTACCACATTCCGTAATTTTATATAATTCTAGTCTTTACTTTTGTAATGGGTGGTGCTGGTTAAATTTCTGTCACACGTTAAgtgtttttactcttttatttattcttttaaaactgAGTTTTATCTTCTTATCCGATTTtcatgttattataattatgattatataatattataaataataataataacaacacataTAGATACTTTAATGATCTGAAGGATATTTagcttcaaacacaaaaaacaaaaagcatttaAAAGTAAAGAGGCTGTGAATAAGGTCATGAAATTATCAGTAATATATTGGAAAATACTGAACTTAGGTGAGTAAAAATGTATCTATGGGTGTATGGGTAAAAGTATGTTTCTCTGGATGTGTGCAAATAGTCAAAATTGTCAATTACTACATTACtacacaaaaaaattaaattaagaaaaatcctgaaaacaaaacaaaacgtaTTGTGCCTAAGTATAAGTGAGTATTTAAATAGGTAAGAAGTTGACAGATTGGCAGTTGCTATATCACACAAAATACTACGTGAATAATCAAACATATTGTGCAATACTgaacaataaaggaaaaaatgtaaatcactTAGTAGAATCACGATGGTCTTTGCGGTAACGTTACAGGTCGTCCTTCGCTATAAAATGAACTTCAACTCTCGAGGCAGTGTCACGTGGTTTTGCTTAACCGGGAACTGTGGGAGTCAGAGTTCTTTGACGCTGAACAGAGTGTACGAGGAGAGCAGCGGTGACTGGTTCCAGTTCGAGGGAGTCATGACTCGGCAGGTTCCCGACATCGGTGCTTTTCAGCTGTGGTAAGTGCAACTAGACACTGTAAGAAATAAAGGAGAAATTTGACAAAATTTAGACGAGCCTCCCAAAAGTAACAACGCCGGACTTCGACACAGGAGAGTTTATTTCGTGATTAGTTGATTCTGTTAACCATCACTACGATCTCAACTAATGACCTCTAACCTGAACTACTGACGAAGCAAAAACATGATCTTCCGGCAATCGATTTATTATACTCTTCATGCTGGGGCTTTTGTATTAGCACAACCGCGGTACACTCAGGGTCTGTGCATGGGAAACTGACTTAAACTCAACTCCCACTGAAGGTTGAACACTGGTGACCGGATAGAGGACATTGGAATTGGCATCTCAGAATGGAGAGCCGTGACGCTAGTCGATCTGAGGAACCGTTCCGACACCAGCAGGGCCAACGCGTCCCCTCAGACCACCATCCTGCCACTTGTAAGGTAACCTCCTCACGCCATGTGATTTGTTGATGGTTATTGATTTAATATGATTTACACCGGTCACATTTTTTAGAAATAGAATATTCATGATTaaaatttacaatttacaatGTTTTTTCATCACCTGAGAATgtgatgtgaggatgtgagGTGAGACAGTGATCAGATCTCTGTGTGGTTATTAAAGACACATTAATACCATGCAGTCAGATCATAATCGTTTCTAGATGTAATCTGGagacaacacacattttaatgcaggTGTAAAGTGGCCTATGTCTCTCTCCCAGAGTTCCTTCAAACTGTCAGAGAGATTTCAACCTGTTGGCGTTTGACCCTGACGGAGACAAGGTCAAATGTAGATACGGAAAAAAAGAACTGTCAGAGTGTAACCCCTGCACGCCAGCGTCtgtcctccgcctctcaccGGTGAGTCTCCAACTGTGATTCTCTTGTATATCTTATAAACACAGAGACTGGTGACCTTGTTACAATTTGTACATGATCCTTTTGCAGTCGTGTACTCTGTCATTCAGCGCCTCCACCAGCAGTGATGAAGGTCCGTACGCAGTCCAGCTGGTGATGGAGGACTTTCCCAGACAGACGATCACCCTGACTCAAGGCGGAAGCTTCCAGACGAAGATAACTACAAACAACGCTATCAGCAAAATACCTGTCCAATTTGTTCTACAGGGTAAGATTTCTTGATTTGACAGCCGGATGTTAAACAGAAATTTCTTGCAACCTTGGCAACCACTTTGAAATATTTTGACAACCACTGGATCCACGATAACCATgatccagaggatgaaccctaaTGACCTGTGAGCTTCACATTAATGGTTTAGCttaaaatgtctcaacaacTATTTGAAGGATGCCTTGAAACTCATAAGGAACATTCTCATCGGCCATAGCACCATCATCTGGTGGTTTCTCCAATTTGTTTGGTAAACGGCAAAATATCAACAGAACTATCAACACTACTTCTCCCGTCAACCTCAGCTGTGTCTGCCTAGAACTGACAATGTGTCTGTAGACCCTGCTACATAGCTAGCATTACCGCtaacaccaccaccaacaccaatGTTATctcttgtgttgcttttatgtCAATGACCTGTTTGGTTTGACTgaagctagcatgctaactggCTGTCCCCGGCCTGTTTCGCAACAGTCTGCCCCAAAGGAGTAGCGGTGGTTAGAGGGAGCTTCATGAACTTGGGTTGGCGGCGCAGCGATGGCTGATGTTTTTGTCAATGGACTAGAATGTTTTAAGTTCTCTACACAGATATTTTGGGCACTTTTCATATATAGAATTGCAACCAATGCCATGGGCTCACCAAAGATTTGGGgtttatttatccatttctaTCATTTGTTTAGTCCTACTGAAATTACTAAGCTATGGCTATTTTAAAGCATCCGTCGAGaagtttgattttgtgtgtCCAGTGGATCCTGCGGTGCCATCCTGCACAGAGGGACACTATCTGCCAGCGTTCCTGCCTCCAACACCGGCCAACAGAGCTCGACTTTACACCCCCGTCAATCAGACCCTTGACATCAGCATTAAAGCAGCTGCAACTTTCTCCACGTGAGTAAAAGGAAAATCAAAATCCTCTTCAGACATTTGGACAATATCACCCTAAAAGTGATAATAACACTTTTTGGGTATGTAATTTGAGCTCAAATCGAATTAAAAcccgactgtaaataaagatggaggatgcgacagctcccaaaagtaaaAGCCatagcatcttgatcgcccctggtggctggctgaagtacaggtcataaaccccgcctcctccatgtttcacGATCATTTTCTTCTCCCGCTTGTTAAAGggtctctgagctgctgttcaGCGGGCCGCACAACGTGAACCAGACCAGATCAGGACCAGGTCAGTTTACCCTGAGCTGGACGCCGTCTCAGagcgaggagggagagagccaaCCCATTTGCTTCATTGTCCAAGCACTTTCCAAGTCAGTACTTCTTCAAGTACAAGCAAACAGTCGTGTAATTTGATGAAGGGAAGCTGAAGTGTTCTCTAAAGGGTGATTATTTGGTTTAATTGTGTTTGATTCTTTTCCTCAGT is a window from the Limanda limanda chromosome 22, fLimLim1.1, whole genome shotgun sequence genome containing:
- the LOC132995903 gene encoding uncharacterized protein LOC132995903, which encodes MSLSLLLLLLLLGSSQTSHFMGTVMTFYPKDRSPDGSVTVVLRYKLNFHAFGGDTWRCFRGNCGSQSSLTLNRVSQESSAKWYQDEGVMTRQVLDRGAFQLWLSGAAWISNRNGISSWRAVTLVDLRNRSDTSRANASPQTTILPLVRVPSNCQRDFNLLAFDPDGDEVRCRYGNASLTECSPCTPPSVLRLSPSCTLSFGATTSSDEGPYAVQLVMEDFPRQKITLNQGGSFQTNITTNNAISKIPVQFVLQVDPAVPSCTEGLYLPAFLPPTPANRARLYTPVNQTLDISINAAATFSMVSELLFSGPHNVNQTRSGPGQFTLSWMPSQSEEGESQPICFIVQALSNSTKYHSELRCVIVSVGNDPSPSAAPTSEGPTPSEGSTPSSQQIVIRLTARISSVVALTEEDIRSTVVQQLKNELVKLGLTPSTNLTLLGKV